The Citrus sinensis cultivar Valencia sweet orange chromosome 4, DVS_A1.0, whole genome shotgun sequence DNA segment CTCCCGTCTGCACACTGTTAAGAGAactaacaaaaatcaaataaatgacttttttgtcccaaatgtaaaattacaattttatcttatataaatgccaaaaaaatcaaatttgaaaaaagaaattcagaTTTAATATTCGAAGTGGAAGCAACATACTTATGAGATAATTGAATATAATGGCCATGTCATGTTATCTTATATCTTCTTCATTTCTCTCCAAGAATCATAATCAGTATAGTCTTAGCAAAGGATTAATCTATTTGTCACAGGTCCATGATGAGTACCCACCAATGTAATCTACATTCatgtaaaacaattaaaaaaaaatgcaacttcacataactaaaagaaaaataaaaatattccatttttttaaatagtgaataaaaagttaattatacCTCAAATTCAGGAACTAAATTATGAGAGAGagcaattttctttataagAGCCTTGGCCCGTAATGACAAATTCATGTTTTTTGTTGTGTAGGTTAAATGACAAATTGGTCCCTGTGATGTTAGCAAGGTTATATCGGTGTAGAGACGGAAATAAACGGatgcattaaaatataatttcaggTAGAAATCagtcagaaaaaaaaaaaagatgcgtgtatttaaagaaaataagtccaaaattttataactctTTATTAAACGGTGAATAAACGACACCAGTAGCGTAAATAATGTACCGTAAACCGGTTTTCGGGTTAGAATCCGGCGTGCTGAGGATAAGTGAAGTAAGGAACTTGAGGAGTCGGGCAAACCCAAGTACCCGACCCGTTATTATCGAGTTTCCGCTTAACAGTGACTGACTGACAGAGgactttctttcttctttctgcattttaaagtttaaaccACTACGGCGGCTATGAAGAGTGCgtggtaaataaataaataagattaaaaataaataaaaatgatgagTTCACTGTCGCTGCACAATAATTCTTCGATATCAAAGGCGGCAGCTTCGAGTTCGATTTCGACATCGACGAAATCGCTCTCGTTCGATGATATCTCCAAATatttctctctccctctctccgACGCCGCCAATCATCTCGGTAAAtatgtttctctctctctctctctctctctctctcttaatttaaattattatttttaattcttttaagcTTGTGATGTGATCTGACGTGACGTGGCAGGTGTCTGCGTGAGCGTTCTCAAGAAAATCTGCCGCGACAATGGCCTTGATCGCTGGCCTTATCGCAAGGTAacttatttatcaaattagcTATTTGCTTTTCGTTTCGTTtcaatttaacttaatttactattaataattggctaatttttttttttcaatggtgATTTGAATAGTTTCTATCTGGAAAAAGCATTGAGGATATTAAAAAGTATGCGGCTAGAGAAAAAAGCAAAGAACTGGCTGAGCTCTCCAAGATTGCTAGGAAAAGGTATATGTGGTGGTCTTTCGATTCCCAATTGCCGGTCCTTGATAATTACATTCTCAATCATCGTGAGATAATCGGCAACTTTTTAGATGAAAAAGGATTGGACAACCctgtttttaatttacaataaatctTGCACAGTACAGTAATAGCTGAACAGAAAATTTTGTAACTGAACTGATCCgattaacaatattatatgTTCTTTTGAATGAGTGTATGATTACTGTCCAATCCAACACAAGCTAGAATTTTTTGTGAACCTAGCTGTTTATAGTCTCTGCTGCCTAAAAGTTGTAAATTGGAAGATGGAAGGATAAATAGGATTGtggcattttctttctttcttttttttttttttccttccatgGTTCTTCTCACGTAGCATGTCGTTGTAAGAGATATTTGTGCTGGCAAGATACTATGTGATTACCTTTCCTATTATGTGCTCGAAACATTTTTCTTCCTGTGCCTGTATTAGAACCTGGTTTTTTTTACTACCACAAATTTCCCCTTTTTAGTatatgcttttttttaaactgatTTTTAAGTTATCACGGATGGTTCTTAGCTTTCATAAACTGTTTTCCAATCAGTTATGCTCCCTGGATAAGATAATTGATGGTAGTCTTACTGATTCGAGTATTAAAAATCTGATACTCAGGGAAATCATATACATTTTATGTCAACTTCTGGGTCTTTCCAGATTTGTCATAATGTGAAAGTGCTCTCTCTTTAAACTTTACTAATTGTTTGTGGATGCAGTGGATTTCAACCCCTAAACAATGAAACATCCAAATTACATGGAGTTGCCTCCCCTCCTAATTTGCAGCAACAAGGAAGCAAAAGCAGTCCAGTCGGGCAGCCACACGTCTTGCTTAATGCAAACTTGACAAAAGGAATCATGGCCCTGGATGAATTTAAACACGGATTCCCATCAGATGGCTTATCAACTGCTTCATATAAATGGTGGGGTAGCAGAAGTTCTGATGGCAATGATGGCATCCATAAAGATGAAAGTGAAATAGATGAAGAAGACAAACAAGCTGAAGCAAAAGCAGATAAAGAATCTGCTACACAAGCAACAGGCAATGAAAAATCTGGCAATGGGGAAACAGAGAGCAACGTTGACCCTCAAGGGTCAGGTCTTTTGACAGCTGTCAGAAAACGAACTGTAGAGGAAGGACAAGAAGCACTTAAGCTTGGTGTTTATAAGAAGTACTGTGTAAAGCAGCTAGACAGGAAAGAGAGAGTGCTGCTTCACAGAATATTCAAATCTTCATTGCCTAAAGAGTGGCCATAACTCTTCCTAAATTACAATGTGGGTTGCTGTACACATGAACGATCATTCTTATAGTGGTATGGGCAGACCGAATCCACTGCACAAACTCCTGTTCTGAATGTGCAATTACTATCCGCATAACTAAGTTTTATCTTCTGTTCTTGACATGTAATAGAATTGATGTGTGTGGTCTCAGCTGTCTGTTGGCATTTCTGTATAATATGTAGCCTGATTTATGTTTTCATGAACTATGCTCATTATTTTGCTTAAACATCGCGAGTGTGAGTAGTTAGCCTCTTAATCAAATCATCTAAACTAGCTAATTACTCTTCTTGATTACCTTCTCTGCTAATAATGTTTCTGTAACTTATCAAATTGCAAATAC contains these protein-coding regions:
- the LOC102612690 gene encoding protein NLP3, yielding MMSSLSLHNNSSISKAAASSSISTSTKSLSFDDISKYFSLPLSDAANHLGVCVSVLKKICRDNGLDRWPYRKFLSGKSIEDIKKYAAREKSKELAELSKIARKSGFQPLNNETSKLHGVASPPNLQQQGSKSSPVGQPHVLLNANLTKGIMALDEFKHGFPSDGLSTASYKWWGSRSSDGNDGIHKDESEIDEEDKQAEAKADKESATQATGNEKSGNGETESNVDPQGSGLLTAVRKRTVEEGQEALKLGVYKKYCVKQLDRKERVLLHRIFKSSLPKEWP